The following proteins are co-located in the Gossypium hirsutum isolate 1008001.06 chromosome A02, Gossypium_hirsutum_v2.1, whole genome shotgun sequence genome:
- the LOC107936517 gene encoding UPF0183 protein At3g51130 isoform X2 — protein MLQRPARRCEGTAMGAIVLDLRPGLGVGPFTLGMPICEAFAQIEQQPKIYDVVHVKYYDEEPLKLDIVISFPDHGFHLRFDPWSQRLRLIEIFDIKRLQMRYATSLIGGPSTLATFVAVYALFGPTYPGTYDKDRGVYTLFYPGLSFAFPIPSQYSDCCHDGEAELPLEFPDGTTPVTCRVSIYDSSAGKKVGVGSLMDKASAPPLPTGSLYMEEVHAKLGEELFFTVGGQHIPFGASPQDVWSELGRPCGIHQKQVDQMVIHSASDPRPRTTLCADYFYNYFTRGLDILFDGQTHKVKKFVLHTNYPGHADFNSYIKCNFVILVGGSFPDVNNYKNRITPSTKWEQVKEILGDCGRAAIQTQGSTSNPFGSTFVYGYQNAAFEVMKNGYIATVTLFQS, from the exons ATGTTGCAGAGACCCGCTCGACGCTGTGAAGGCACCGCTATGGGCGCCATCGTTCTCGACCTCCGTCCCGGTCTTGGCGTCGGACCGTTCACTCTCG GGATGCCTATATGTGAAGCTTTTGCTCAAATTGAACAACAGCCTAAAATTTACGATGTTGTTCATGTGAAGTATTATGATGAG GAGCCATTAAAGCTTGATATTGTTATAAGTTTTCCAGATCATGGCTTCCATCTCCGTTTTGACCCTTGGTCTCag AGGTTGCGCCTTATCGAAATTTTTGATATCAAACGTCTTCAAATGCGCTATGCCACTTCTTTGATAGG AGGACCATCTACTCTTGCTACGTTTGTAGCTGTCTATGCACTTTTTGGTCCAACCTATCCTGGAACTTATGACAAGGATAGAGGTGTTTATACCCTATTCTACCCA GGTCTTTCTTTTGCTTTTCCTATTCCAAGTCAGTATTCAGATTGCTGTCACGATggggaag CGGAATTGCCTTTGGAGTTTCCTGATGGCACAACTCCTGTTACCTGCCGCGTATCCATATATGATAGTTCTGCGGGCAAAAAAGTTGGTGTTGGATCCTTAATGGATAAGGCATCAGCACCTCCATTACCTACTGGCAGCCTTTACATGGAGGAGGTGCATGCCAAG CTTGGTGAAGAATTGTTTTTCACTGTTGGAGGGCAACATATTCCTTTTGGTGCATCACCTCAG GATGTCTGGTCTGAATTAGGGCGTCCTTGTGGAATCCATCAAAAGCAG GTTGACCAGATGGTTATTCACTCTGCTTCTGATCCTCGACCGAGGACAACTCTTTGTGCTGATTATTTCTACAATTATTTTACTCGTGGTTTGGACATCTTATTTGATGGCCAG ACTCATAAAGTCAAGAAGTTTGTTTTACACACGAACTATCCTGGTCATGCAGATTTCAATTCATACATAAAGTGCAACTTTGTTATCCTAG TTGGAGGGTCATTCCCGGATGTTAACAACTACAAAAATCGAATTACTCCAAGCACCAAATGGGAGCAGGTCAAG GAAATCCTTGGTGACTGCGGCCGAGCGGCTATTCAAACACAAGGTTCTACCAGCAATCCTTTTGGCTCTACTTTTGTTTATGGCTATCAGAATGCTGCATTCGAG GTTATGAAGAATGGCTATATTGCAACTGTGACACTCTTCCAGTCCTGA
- the LOC107936517 gene encoding UPF0183 protein At3g51130 isoform X1, which yields MLQRPARRCEGTAMGAIVLDLRPGLGVGPFTLGMPICEAFAQIEQQPKIYDVVHVKYYDEEPLKLDIVISFPDHGFHLRFDPWSQRLRLIEIFDIKRLQMRYATSLIGGPSTLATFVAVYALFGPTYPGTYDKDRGVYTLFYPGLSFAFPIPSQYSDCCHDGEAELPLEFPDGTTPVTCRVSIYDSSAGKKVGVGSLMDKASAPPLPTGSLYMEEVHAKLGEELFFTVGGQHIPFGASPQDVWSELGRPCGIHQKQVDQMVIHSASDPRPRTTLCADYFYNYFTRGLDILFDGQTHKVKKFVLHTNYPGHADFNSYIKCNFVILVGGSFPDVNNYKNRITPSTKWEQVKGDILQEILGDCGRAAIQTQGSTSNPFGSTFVYGYQNAAFEVMKNGYIATVTLFQS from the exons ATGTTGCAGAGACCCGCTCGACGCTGTGAAGGCACCGCTATGGGCGCCATCGTTCTCGACCTCCGTCCCGGTCTTGGCGTCGGACCGTTCACTCTCG GGATGCCTATATGTGAAGCTTTTGCTCAAATTGAACAACAGCCTAAAATTTACGATGTTGTTCATGTGAAGTATTATGATGAG GAGCCATTAAAGCTTGATATTGTTATAAGTTTTCCAGATCATGGCTTCCATCTCCGTTTTGACCCTTGGTCTCag AGGTTGCGCCTTATCGAAATTTTTGATATCAAACGTCTTCAAATGCGCTATGCCACTTCTTTGATAGG AGGACCATCTACTCTTGCTACGTTTGTAGCTGTCTATGCACTTTTTGGTCCAACCTATCCTGGAACTTATGACAAGGATAGAGGTGTTTATACCCTATTCTACCCA GGTCTTTCTTTTGCTTTTCCTATTCCAAGTCAGTATTCAGATTGCTGTCACGATggggaag CGGAATTGCCTTTGGAGTTTCCTGATGGCACAACTCCTGTTACCTGCCGCGTATCCATATATGATAGTTCTGCGGGCAAAAAAGTTGGTGTTGGATCCTTAATGGATAAGGCATCAGCACCTCCATTACCTACTGGCAGCCTTTACATGGAGGAGGTGCATGCCAAG CTTGGTGAAGAATTGTTTTTCACTGTTGGAGGGCAACATATTCCTTTTGGTGCATCACCTCAG GATGTCTGGTCTGAATTAGGGCGTCCTTGTGGAATCCATCAAAAGCAG GTTGACCAGATGGTTATTCACTCTGCTTCTGATCCTCGACCGAGGACAACTCTTTGTGCTGATTATTTCTACAATTATTTTACTCGTGGTTTGGACATCTTATTTGATGGCCAG ACTCATAAAGTCAAGAAGTTTGTTTTACACACGAACTATCCTGGTCATGCAGATTTCAATTCATACATAAAGTGCAACTTTGTTATCCTAG TTGGAGGGTCATTCCCGGATGTTAACAACTACAAAAATCGAATTACTCCAAGCACCAAATGGGAGCAGGTCAAG GGTGATATACTGCAGGAAATCCTTGGTGACTGCGGCCGAGCGGCTATTCAAACACAAGGTTCTACCAGCAATCCTTTTGGCTCTACTTTTGTTTATGGCTATCAGAATGCTGCATTCGAG GTTATGAAGAATGGCTATATTGCAACTGTGACACTCTTCCAGTCCTGA
- the LOC107936535 gene encoding fructose-bisphosphate aldolase, chloroplastic-like: MDESSATCRERLASIGLENTEANHQAYRTCLFQLSDSGAILFEETLCQSTADSEKMVDVLVEQNIVPAPIKDNGLVSVVELEILLDGDFGIGRTFEVAKKGVGRSFLLSCPEQCDVQRALQNACLKKWESRPENVKEAQDVLLVWAKANSLTQLGKYTGKGWSDEAKQGMFVKGYVY, from the exons ATGGACGAGTCCAGTGCTACCTGCAGGGAACGTTTAGCCTCGATTGGGCTGGAAAACACAGAGGCTAACCATCAAGCCTATAGGACATGCTTATTTCAGCTCTCAGACTCGGGTGCTATCCTTTTTGAGGAAACTCTATGCCAATCCACCGCCGACAGTGAGAAGATGGTCGATGTCCTTGTTGAGCAAAACATAGTCCCTGCCCCTATCAAG GACAATGGATTGGTTTCGGTCGTTGAGCTAGAGATCTTGCTCGATGGTGACTTTGGAATCGGCAGGACTTTCGAAGTCGCCAAAAAAGGTGTGGGCCGAAGTTTTCTTCTATCTTGCCCAGAACAATGTGATGTTCAAAG AGCCCTTCAAAATGCTTGCCTAAAGAAATGGGAAAGCAGACCTGAGAACGTGAAGGAGGCTCAGGATGTGCTGCTTGTTTGGGCAAAGGCCAACTCTCTCACTCAACTCGGCAAGTACACAGGCAAAGGGTGGTCCGACGAAGCCAAGCAAGGAATGTTCGTCAAGGGTTACGTTTACTAG
- the LOC107936519 gene encoding B-box zinc finger protein 19 isoform X2: protein MRILCDACESAPAIVFCAADEAALCHSCDEKVHMCNKLASRHVRVGLANPSAVPRCDICENAPAFFYCEIDGSSLCLQCDMIVHIGGKKTHGRYLLLRQRVEFPGDTSVEPSENGRGQNQLTIGENQQNHKVSPFKTDSTKMIDLNMKPPHRIHGQASNNQEQ, encoded by the exons ATGCGAATCCTTTGTGACGCTTGTGAAAGTGCTCCTGCTATTGTCTTCTGTGCTGCTGATGAAGCTGCTCTCTGCCATTCTTGTGATGAAAAG GTCCATATGTGCAATAAGCTTGCTAGCCGTCATGTCCGTGTTGGACTAGCAAATCCAAGCGCTGTTCCTCGTTGTGACATATGTGAAAATGCACCCG CTTTCTTTTATTGCGAGATAGATGGGAGTTCCCTTTGTTTACAATGTGATATGATTGTACATATTGGTGGTAAAAAAACACATGGAAGATACCTTCTTTTAAGGCAAAGAGTCGAG TTTCCGGGTGATACGTCGGTTGAACCGAGTGAAAACGGGAGAGGCCAAAATCAACTAACAATAGGAGAGAACCAACAAAATCATAAGGTCTCTCCTTTTAAAACAGATAGTACTAAAATGATAGATTTGAATATGAAGCCTCCTCATCGTATTCACGGACAAGCCTCGAATAATCAG GAACAATAA
- the LOC107936519 gene encoding B-box zinc finger protein 19 isoform X1: MRILCDACESAPAIVFCAADEAALCHSCDEKVHMCNKLASRHVRVGLANPSAVPRCDICENAPGMHTAFFYCEIDGSSLCLQCDMIVHIGGKKTHGRYLLLRQRVEFPGDTSVEPSENGRGQNQLTIGENQQNHKVSPFKTDSTKMIDLNMKPPHRIHGQASNNQEQ, from the exons ATGCGAATCCTTTGTGACGCTTGTGAAAGTGCTCCTGCTATTGTCTTCTGTGCTGCTGATGAAGCTGCTCTCTGCCATTCTTGTGATGAAAAG GTCCATATGTGCAATAAGCTTGCTAGCCGTCATGTCCGTGTTGGACTAGCAAATCCAAGCGCTGTTCCTCGTTGTGACATATGTGAAAATGCACCCGGTATGCATACAG CTTTCTTTTATTGCGAGATAGATGGGAGTTCCCTTTGTTTACAATGTGATATGATTGTACATATTGGTGGTAAAAAAACACATGGAAGATACCTTCTTTTAAGGCAAAGAGTCGAG TTTCCGGGTGATACGTCGGTTGAACCGAGTGAAAACGGGAGAGGCCAAAATCAACTAACAATAGGAGAGAACCAACAAAATCATAAGGTCTCTCCTTTTAAAACAGATAGTACTAAAATGATAGATTTGAATATGAAGCCTCCTCATCGTATTCACGGACAAGCCTCGAATAATCAG GAACAATAA
- the LOC107936519 gene encoding B-box zinc finger protein 19 isoform X3 gives MRILCDACESAPAIVFCAADEAALCHSCDEKVHMCNKLASRHVRVGLANPSAVPRCDICENAPGMHTAFFYCEIDGSSLCLQCDMIVHIGGKKTHGRYLLLRQRVEVLVLCSFRVIRRLNRVKTGEAKIN, from the exons ATGCGAATCCTTTGTGACGCTTGTGAAAGTGCTCCTGCTATTGTCTTCTGTGCTGCTGATGAAGCTGCTCTCTGCCATTCTTGTGATGAAAAG GTCCATATGTGCAATAAGCTTGCTAGCCGTCATGTCCGTGTTGGACTAGCAAATCCAAGCGCTGTTCCTCGTTGTGACATATGTGAAAATGCACCCGGTATGCATACAG CTTTCTTTTATTGCGAGATAGATGGGAGTTCCCTTTGTTTACAATGTGATATGATTGTACATATTGGTGGTAAAAAAACACATGGAAGATACCTTCTTTTAAGGCAAAGAGTCGAG GTTTTGGTTTTATGTAGTTTCCGGGTGATACGTCGGTTGAACCGAGTGAAAACGGGAGAGGCCAAAATCAACTAA
- the LOC107936530 gene encoding uncharacterized protein, whose translation MMEIEEVNNYESLPLLSLNHVSLLCRSVWDSMRFYKKVLGFVPIKRPSSFKFNFNGAWLYNYGIGIHLIENPLIDDFDTIIEPRPINPKDNHISFQCRDVEIVKGRLEDMGMKYVTAVVEDEGNTVDQVFFHDPDGYMIELCNCENIPILPLSACLFKPRMSSFSRAVFGPAKCGLVENAMMESLSMDMLDISF comes from the exons ATGATGGAGATCGAGGAAGTGAACAACTACGAATCATTGCCGCTTCTCTCGTTGAACCACGTCTCATTATTGTGTCGATCGGTCTGGGATTCAATGCGATTCTACAAGAAAGTATTAGGTTTCGTTCCGATCAAACGCCCCTCTTCTTTCAAGTTCAATTTCAATGGTGCTTG GTTGTACAATTACGGTATCGGTATACACTTAATCGAGAATCCATTGATAGACGATTTCGATACTATCATTGAGCCGAGGCCGATTAATCCCAAAGACAATCACATATCTTTTCAATGTAGAGATGTTGAGATTGTGAAAGGGAGACTTGAAGATATGGGGATGAAATATGTAACGGCAGTAGTTGAAGATGAAGGTAACACAGTTGATCAAGTGTTCTTTCATGACCCCGACGGGTACATGATCGAACTTTGTAACTGTGAGAACATTCCGATACTTCCGTTGTCGGCTTGCTTGTTCAAACCGAGGATGAGTAGTTTCAGCAGGGCGGTTTTCGGGCCAGCAAAATGCGGGCTTGTAGAAAATGCGATGATGGAGAGCTTGAGCATGGATATGTTGGACATTTCATTTTGA
- the LOC107936573 gene encoding probable LRR receptor-like serine/threonine-protein kinase At4g36180, producing MAKSLIFWIFLVLWSPLLMLQAQHQAEIQALMSFKLNLHDPFGALNGWDPSTPSAPCDWRGVACTKNRVTELRLPHLQLGGRLSNRLSDLKFLTKLSLRSNSFNGTIPSTLSQCRFLRAVFLQYNSLSGGFPSEISNLTDLTTLNLAQNQFSGEISCDLPRNIKYLDLSSNLFSGSIPKSIGNLSQLQLINLSYNQFSGEIPASFGELQQLQYLWLDYNLLEGTLPSALANCFSLVHFSAEANKLRGVIPAAIGNLPYLQVVSVSRNNLTGTVPVSLFCNVTVRPPSIRIVQLGFNLFNNVVGLEQCHSVLHVLDLSRNQIGGGFPIWLTEITTLTMLDVSGNSFSGEVTVQIGNLSKLQQLKMANNSFYGMVPIEIKQCSSLHVLDLEGNRFSGEIPGFLSDMTGLKVLSLGGNLFSGSIPSSVRNLTQLETLNLGHNNLNGTFLEEIMGLSNLSTLDLSGNKFSGEIPASIGNLSQVVVLNLSNNGFSGKIPASLGALLKLTTLDLSKQNLSGELPFELSGLPNLQVIALQENMLSGDVPEGLSSLMSLRYVNLSSNLFSGHIPETFSFLHSLAVLSLSNNRITGMIPPELGNCTELEVLELGSNSLTGHIPADLSGLLRLNVLDLGGNNLTGEIPEEISKCSLLTSLLLDGNRLSGSIPDSLSELSNLTMLDLSYNSLSGNIPANLSLIPALVYFNVSSNDLTGEIPVSLGSRFNNPSTFAGNQELCGKPLHRKCEDVAEKNRRKRLILLIVAVSCAASLVSLCCCFYVFSLLRWRKKLKEAAGEKKPSPARASSGASGGRSSTDSVGLKLVMFNNKITLAETIEATRQFAEENVLSRSRYGLVFKACYNDGMVLSIRRLPDGSLDENMFRKEAEFLGKVKHRNLTVLRGYYAGPPDLRLLVYDYMPNGNLATLLQEASHQDGHVLNWPMRHLIALGIARGLAFLHASNMVHGDTKPQNVLFDADFEAHLSDFGLDRLTTPAAPEASTSAPVGTLGYVSPEAVLTGETTKESDVYSFGIVLLELLTGKRPVTFSEDEDIVKWVKKQLQRGQIVELLEPGLLELDPESSEWEEFLLGIKVGLLCTAPDPLDRPTMADIVFMLEGCRVGADIPSSADPTSQHSPA from the coding sequence ATGgctaaaagtttgattttttggATTTTCTTGGTTCTATGGTCGCCATTGTTAATGTTACAAGCTCAACACCAAGCTGAGATTCAAGCATTAATGTCTTTCAAGCTTAATCTTCATGACCCATTTGGAGCTTTAAATGGATGGGATCCATCAACACCATCAGCTCCATGTGACTGGCGTGGTGTTGCATGTACTAAAAACCGAGTTACCGAGCTCCGTTTACCTCACCTGCAACTTGGTGGTCGACTCAGTAACCGTCTCTCCGACCTTAAGTTCCTCACCAAGCTCAGTCTCCGTTCCAACTCGTTCAACGGTACCATACCGTCCACCCTCTCTCAATGCAGGTTCCTACGCGCAGTTTTCTTGCAGTACAACTCACTCTCCGGGGGGTTCCCGTCGGAGATAAGTAACCTCACCGATTTGACTACCTTAAACTTAGCTCAAAACCAATTTTCCGGCGAAATCTCATGTGATCTTCCACGGAATATTAAGTATCTTGATCTTTCTTCGAACTTGTTTTCCGGTTCTATTCCTAAAAGCATTGGTAATTTATCTCAGCTTCAACTTATTAATCTGTCGTATAATCAGTTTTCCGGCGAGATTCCGGCGAGTTTTGGTGAGCTTCAACAACTTCAATATCTATGGCTTGATTATAATTTATTAGAAGGAACTTTGCCTTCAGCATTAGCCAATTGTTTTTCACTTGTTCATTTTAGTGCTGAAGCTAATAAGCTTAGGGGGGTTATACCAGCTGCCATTGGTAACTTACCTTATCTTCAAGTTGTTTCAGTTTCTCGGAATAATCTCACCGGAACGGTGCCGGTTTCTTTGTTCTGTAATGTAACCGTTCGGCCACCTTCGATTCGGATTGTTCAATTGGGGTTTAATTTGTTCAACAATGTTGTTGGCCTTGAACAATGTCACAGTGTTTTACATGTTTTGGATCTTTCAAGGAACCAGATTGGTGGAGGTTTTCCGATATGGTTAACTGAAATAACGACGTTAACGATGTTGGATGTTTCCGGGAATTCGTTTTCCGGTGAAGTTACGGTTCAAATCGGGAATTTGTCCAAGTTGCAACAGCTGAAAATGGCTAATAATTCATTCTATGGGATGGTTCCTATTGAGATCAAGCAATGTAGTTCATTACATGTTCTTGATCTCGAAGGAAACCGATTCTCCGGCGAAATCCCGGGCTTTTTGAGCGATATGACCGGTTTGAAGGTTCTATCTCTGGGGGGAAATCTGTTTTCGGGTTCCATTCCGAGTAGTGTTCGGAACCTTACCCAGCTAGAAACCCTGAATTTGGGACATAATAACTTGAATGGAACCTTCCTGGAGGAAATAATGGGGTTGAGCAATTTGAGTACATTGGACTTGAGTGGTAACAAGTTTTCCGGTGAGATTCCCGCGAGTATTGGGAACTTGAGTCAGGTTGTTGTATTGAATCTAAGCAATAACGGGTTTTCAGGGAAGATACCGGCGAGTTTAGGTGCATTGCTCAAGCTAACTACACTCGATTTAAGCAAGCAGAATCTTTCGGGTGAACTGCCATTCGAGCTTTCGGGTTTACCTAATCTACAAGTCATTGCATTACAAGAGAATATGTTATCTGGCGACGTTCCCGAAGGGCTTAGTAGTTTGATGAGTTTGCGATACGTGAATCTAAGTTCAAATTTATTTTCCGGCCATATCCCGGAAACTTTCAGCTTTCTGCATTCGTTAGCTGTGCTTTCATTGTCTAATAATCGCATAACCGGGATGATCCCTCCCGAGCTTGGGAACTGCACTGAGCTTGAAGTTCTTGAGCTTGGATCGAATTCTTTGACAGGTCACATTCCTGCCGATCTGTCTGGCCTTTTGAGGCTTAATGTGCTCGATTTGGGTGGTAACAACTTAACTGGAGAAATCCCGGAGGAAATCTCCAAGTGCTCATTGTTGACCAGTTTGTTACTCGATGGTAATAGGCTTTCTGGGAGCATACCGGATTCATTATCTGAGTTATCGAATCTTACAATGCTGGATCTTTCTTATAATAGCTTGAGTGGAAACATTCCGGCTAATCTCAGTCTTATACCCGCGTTGGTCTACTTCAATGTCTCGAGTAATGACCTAACTGGGGAAATTCCGGTTAGTCTCGGTTCTAGATTTAACAATCCATCGACGTTTGCAGGTAATCAAGAGTTATGCGGAAAACCATTGCATCGGAAATGCGAGGATGTAGCCGAGAAGAACAGAAGGAAAAGATTGATTCTTTTGATTGTAGCGGTATCTTGCGCTGCAAGTCTTGTGTCATTGTGTTGTTGCTTTTACGTTTTTAGTCTTTTGAGATGGCGGAAGAAGCTCAAGGAAGCTGCCGGGGAGAAGAAACCAAGTCCAGCTAGGGCTAGTTCCGGAGCAAGCGGTGGTCGGAGCAGCACCGACAGTGTAGGGCTGAAGCTTGTTATGTTCAATAACAAGATCACACTCGCTGAAACAATCGAAGCAACAAGGCAATTTGCCGAGGAGAATGTACTTAGTAGAAGCCGATATGGGTTAGTCTTCAAAGCTTGTTACAACGACGGAATGGTACTCTCTATTCGCCGCTTACCAGACGGATCACTCGACGAAAACATGTTCCGTAAAGAAGCAGAATTTTTAGGAAAAGTCAAACACCGAAACTTAACCGTCCTCCGCGGTTACTATGCAGGACCACCCGATTTAAGACTCCTTGTATACGACTACATGCCAAACGGCAACCTCGCAACACTCCTCCAAGAAGCATCGCACCAAGACGGTCACGTCCTTAACTGGCCAATGCGTCACCTAATCGCTCTCGGCATTGCACGCGGTCTAGCTTTCTTACACGCTTCCAACATGGTTCATGGAGACACCAAGCCTCAAAACGTGTTGTTCGATGCCGATTTCGAAGCTCACTTATCCGATTTCGGCCTTGATAGGCTCACAACACCCGCAGCACCCGAAGCTTCCACTTCCGCACCCGTCGGAACGTTGGGTTACGTATCCCCTGAAGCTGTTCTAACCGGCGAAACCACCAAAGAATCAGACGTATACAGCTTCGGCATCGTGTTGCTCGAACTACTCACTGGAAAAAGACCGGTGACGTTCTCCGAAGACGAAGATATCGTAAAATGGGTGAAAAAACAACTTCAAAGGGGTCAAATTGTTGAACTTTTAGAACCAGGGTTACTTGAACTTGACCCTGAATCATCAGAATGGGAAGAGTTTCTATTAGGGATTAAAGTCGGGTTACTTTGTACGGCACCAGATCCTCTTGATCGACCAACAATGGCGGATATCGTGTTCATGCTTGAAGGTTGTCGTGTAGGAGCTGATATTCCTTCATCAGCTGATCCCACTTCTCAACATTCACCGGCATAA
- the LOC107936576 gene encoding V-type proton ATPase 16 kDa proteolipid subunit translates to MSSTFSGDETAPFFGFLGAAAALVFSCMGAAYGTAKSGVGVASMGVMRPELVMKSIVPVVMAGVLGIYGLIIAVIISTGINPKAKSYYLFDGYAHLSSGLACGLAGLSAGMAIGIVGDAGVRANAQQPKLFVGMILILIFAEALALYGLIVGIILSSRAGQSRAE, encoded by the exons ATGTCGTCCACATTCAGCGGCGATGAAACTGCTCCTTTTTTTGGCTTCCTCGGTGCCGCTGCTGCCCTCGTTTTCTCct GTATGGGAGCTGCGTATGGGACGGCTAAGAGCGGTGTTGGTGTGGCGTCGATGGGAGTGATGAGGCCGGAGCTGGTGATGAAATCGATCGTTCCCGTTGTTATGGCTGGCGTTTTGGGTATTTATGGTTTGATTATTGCGGTTATTATCAGTACTGGGATTAACCCAAAGGCTAAATCTTATTACCTTTTCGATGGCTATGCTCATCTTTCCTCTGGCCTTGCTTGTGGTCTTGCTGGTCTCTCCGCCGGCATGGCTATTGGGATCGTCGGCGATGCTGGCGTTAG AGCCAATGCCCAACAGCCAAAGCTTTTTGTTGGAATGATTCTTATCCTCATTTTTGCTGAGGCTTTGGCTCTGTACGGACTCATCGTCGGTATCATCCTCTCTTCTCGTGCCGGTCAATCCCGAGCTGAATAG
- the LOC107936539 gene encoding polyprenol reductase 2 → MNLLGVLMEALVSQSINTIKTTLIWLLRTTWIVGTLPILIASLPSPCLNSFHALLLSFAKRGKIMPSSSHRFTVPQSFFLHFYLLAVIWTTTLLMGTWYFAYKVTPLSTESLSYLAAANHLTGGSLVFSLHKSRFSSVDDRFNVWKAVFLLLLMEIHVLRRLYETFQVFNYSPSARMHIFGYLTGIYFYTAAPLSLCTFCVLEAFNFAADQVAEFKVEGQEMVSVTDFDLWGYMKPLTRLGWCQWAGAVIFAWGWFHQLRCHAILGSLRERGDRTDGYVIPHGDWFEVVSSPHYLSEMILYAGLLVASGGTDFTIWLLLGFVVANLVFAAAETHRWYLRKFENYPRNRRAILPFIY, encoded by the exons atgaacttactTGGTGTTTTAATGGAAGCTTTAGTTTCTCAATCAATAAACACCATTAAAACAACCCTTATTTGGCTTCTAAGAACAACATGGATAGTTGGAACCCTTCCCATCCTCATAGCTTCACTCCCTTCTCCATGTCTTAATTCATTTCACGCCCTTTTACTAAGCTTTGCTAAAAGGGGTAAGATTATGCCATCTTCATCACAC AGGTTCACAGTTCCCCAAAGTTTCTTTCTTCACTTTTATTTGCTGGCTGTGATTTGGACAACCACCTTGTTAATGGGTACTTGGTATTTTGCTTACAAAGTTACACCTTTGAGTACTGAGTCATTGAGTTACCTTGCAGCTGCTAATCATTTAACAGGAGGATCACTTGTTTTTTCATTACACAAGTCTCGGTTTAGTTCTGTTGATGAcaggttcaatgtttggaaagcTGTGTTCTTGTTGTTGTTGATGGAAATCCATGTCTTGAGGCGACTTTATGAGacctttcaagttttcaattatAGCCCTTCAGCTCGGATGCATATTTTTGGATACTTGACTGGTATTTA TTTCTATACGGCAGCACCATTGTCGCTCTGTACGTTTTGTGTACTCGAGGCTTTTAACTTTGCAGCTGATCAAGTGGCTGAATTTAAAGTTGAGGGCCAAGAAATGGTGTCAGTTACAGATTTTGATTTGTGGGGATATATGAAGCCGTTGACAAGGCTCGGTTGGTGCCAATGGGCCGGTGCTGTTATATTTGCTTGGGGATGGTTCCATCAACTTCGTTGTCATGCAATTCTC GGGTCACTTAGAGAACGCGGAGACCGAACCGACGGATACGTGATTCCACATGGAGATTGGTTCGAAGTTGTCTCGAGTCCACACTATTTATCCGAGATG ATATTATATGCCGGTTTATTGGTTGCGAGCGGAGGGACCGACTTTACAATATGGCTACTTCTCGGATTTGTG GTGGCTAATCTTGTATTTGCGGCGGCAGAAACTCACCGATGGTACCTCCGGAAGTTCGAGAATTATCCTCGTAATCGGcgggccattcttccattcatttaTTAG